The proteins below come from a single Mya arenaria isolate MELC-2E11 chromosome 6, ASM2691426v1 genomic window:
- the LOC128237768 gene encoding uncharacterized protein LOC128237768, which yields MVYCYAFGCTHRTGARQACGLYRFPTNDKDRKKWIDRCRRADRQYNSNDRICSCHFVDGKKENGPTIFSFSKDVGSFPDLPTPTSNHDHSYIKQPLSEMDDMEGSTACSKSVPQLEEQIAELENEIKTLKLSKPRLTLQDIIHDTDKMLLYTSFPTDVFQVLASMVQRMAPFNYYAGWTVTCFSIQDQFLMALMKLRLNCKDLDLAVRFNTSRATVSNVINTYISVLHEILHDGVLKAVGIPSQLKCKGSMPKSIEDFTSARIAMDATEIIQDVPSDMNSQSLSYSSYKSRHTVKAVTCVAPNGALVYSSDLYPGSTSDAAIVEHCHVLDQLQPGDLILADKGFNIFDKLPAGVSLNIPPFLSSKGHFTKEEAELCFKIGRSRIHVERANERIKKYDILNHIPAQYRHMSTKIFQLCCCLVNHQAPLLKEIADKYEILE from the exons ATGGTGTATTGTTATGCTTTTGGCTGTACGCATCGCACAGGGGCCAGACAGGCTTGTGGACTCTACAGGTTTCCGACTAATGACAAGGACAGAAAGAAATGGATTGACAGATGCAG ACGGGCAGACAGGCAATATAACAGCAACGACCGGATAtgtagctgtcattttgttgatGGGAAGAAGGAGAATGGTCCAACCATCTTCAGCTTCAGTAAAGATGTTGGCAGCTTTCCAGACCTGCCAACCCCAACAAG CAACCATGACCATAGCTACATAAAGCAGCCATTGTCAGAAATGGATGATATGGAAGGTTCTACAGCGTGTTCAAAATCTG TTCCACAGCTGGAGGAGCAGATTGCAGAGTTAGAGAATGAAATCAAAACTCTTAAACTGTCGAAACCAAGACTGACGCTGCAAGATATAATTCATGATACAGATAAA ATGCTGTTGTACACGTCATTCCCAACAGATGTTTTTCAAGTGCTGGCGAGCATGGTTCAGAGGATGGCCCCATTCAACTATTATGCTGGTTGGACTGTCACATGCTTTAGCATTCAGGATCAATTTCTGATGGCTTTGATGAAACTAAGGTTGAATTGTAAGGACCTAGATTTAGCTGTCCGGTTCAATACCAGCAGGGCAACTGTGTCTAACGTTATAAACACCTACATATCTGTATTGCATGAAATACTACATGATGGTGTTTTAAAGGCAGTAGGAATTCCAAGCCAGCTGAAATGCAAAGGCTCCATGCCAAAATCAATTGAAGATTTCACCTCTGCTAGAATCGCTATGGATGCTACAGAAATCATACAAGATGTGCCATCAGATATGAACAGTCAGTCGCTGTCTTACAGCAGCTACAAAAGCAGACACACTGTGAAGGCTGTAACCTGTGTTGCTCCAAATGGTGCACTTGTTTACAGTTCAGATTTATACCCAGGTTCCACATCCGATGCTGCAATTGTCGAACATTGTCATGTTCTAGACCAGCTTCAGCCTGGAGATCTAATTCTAGCAGACAAAggatttaatatatttgataaacttccagctggtgtttcattaaatATTCCACCATTTTTATCCAGTAAAGGACATTTTACTAAGGAAGAGGCTGAATTGTGTTTCAAAATAGGAAGAAGTAGAATCCATGTTGAAAGAGCAAAcgaaagaataaaaaaatatgatattttaaatcatattcctGCTCAGTATAGACATATGTCaaccaaaatatttcaactatgtTGCTGTTTGGTTAACCATCAGGCACCATTATTGAAGGAAATTGCTGATAAATATGAGATTTTGGAGTGA